Proteins encoded by one window of Sediminicoccus rosea:
- a CDS encoding pilus assembly protein TadG-related protein — translation MTTVVIATSGSIIIGMAALATEGASWYLAARNASTAADLAALAGAGALTRGAQPSPVALDTASRNGFSAASPVQVYSPPVTGAYAGNAAAVEVSIAQTPRLGLAGMFLASAPVVRARAVALANADEEVCILALNQLDLGGNSTTQATRCALAAGAGGINVLSNATVRAATLVTTGACQNCTTGNVWADNSRSARPVIITNRATPVTDPFESLASWTPTPTTCRTVPIGKGNVSITPAQGAICTDLSVGVNDTLTMAPGLYYFRNANFTLQGRINAPGVTMVFTGDPDRVGTLRISDKTGGTLTGPTSSLIPGHSAAQGVVVYRDARSTANGSTRELQLNGGSTMTLRGAVYAPTSDVIVNGNTSLTTNCLSLVAWNMSFSGQESTTVDVAGCAGYTNYGLLRTVRLVE, via the coding sequence GTGACCACCGTCGTGATCGCCACCAGCGGCAGCATCATCATCGGCATGGCCGCACTCGCGACGGAGGGCGCCTCCTGGTATCTCGCCGCGCGCAACGCCTCCACCGCGGCCGACCTCGCCGCCCTCGCCGGGGCGGGCGCCCTGACGCGTGGCGCCCAGCCCTCTCCTGTGGCGCTTGATACCGCCAGCCGCAACGGCTTCAGCGCCGCCAGCCCCGTTCAGGTGTACAGCCCTCCCGTCACCGGCGCTTATGCTGGCAATGCGGCCGCGGTCGAGGTGAGCATCGCGCAGACGCCGCGCCTCGGCCTGGCCGGGATGTTCCTGGCCTCCGCCCCGGTGGTGCGGGCGCGCGCCGTGGCCTTGGCCAATGCCGATGAGGAGGTCTGCATCCTCGCGCTCAACCAGCTCGACCTCGGCGGCAACAGCACCACCCAGGCAACGCGCTGCGCGCTCGCCGCCGGCGCGGGCGGCATCAATGTGCTCAGCAACGCAACGGTGCGCGCGGCGACGCTGGTGACGACCGGGGCGTGCCAAAACTGCACGACCGGCAATGTCTGGGCCGACAACAGCCGGTCGGCGCGCCCGGTCATCATCACCAACCGCGCGACGCCGGTCACCGATCCCTTCGAAAGCCTGGCCAGCTGGACGCCGACCCCGACCACCTGCCGGACCGTGCCGATCGGCAAGGGCAACGTCTCGATCACGCCGGCCCAGGGCGCGATCTGCACCGACCTGTCGGTCGGCGTGAACGACACGCTGACCATGGCGCCCGGGCTCTACTACTTCAGGAATGCCAACTTCACGCTGCAGGGCCGCATCAACGCGCCGGGCGTCACCATGGTCTTCACCGGCGATCCGGACCGCGTCGGCACGCTGCGCATCAGCGACAAGACCGGCGGCACCCTGACCGGGCCGACCTCCTCGCTGATCCCGGGCCATAGCGCGGCCCAGGGCGTCGTGGTCTACCGCGACGCGCGTTCGACCGCGAACGGCTCGACCCGTGAGCTGCAGCTCAATGGCGGCTCGACCATGACGCTGCGCGGCGCCGTCTATGCGCCCACTTCCGACGTCATCGTGAATGGCAACACCAGCCTGACGACGAACTGCCTCTCGCTCGTCGCGTGGAACATGTCGTTCTCGGGCCAGGAAAGCACCACGGTCGATGTCGCGGGTTGTGCCGGCTACACGAATTACGGCCTGCTGCGCACCGTAAGGCTGGTGGAGTAG
- a CDS encoding FG-GAP-like repeat-containing protein — MAGSQLTGLTGAINFRESDTNAAPRLLDSDVTFTLGASLAGGRLVVSGLLAEDRISILEEGGGGQISLFGQDVLHDGLTIGRLAGGVGADFTVTFNADATELAVDAIIQRLAYANVSDTPTATRTLTVNLFDAAGRGLNAIGPLTSLTGGDNPLAGRGGGDASRPAFVDLDGDGDADLVSGNATGEFLAWRNTGSATAPEFTPLTGSDNPFNGLDAGQRSAPSFVDFDGDGDLDLVSGNAAGAFLAWRNTGSATAPVFTPLTDSDNPFARLQMVIGYTAPEFVDLDADGDLDLVSGSLFGDLGLWRNTGSHAAPVFTPLVGSANPLSGLSAGIFAGPRFLDLDGDLDLDLVSGDYFAGIRAWQNIGDSATPVFIELTGSDNPFNGFTTGEFSAATFADLDGDDDLDLVAAMFDGTLLTWRNGATPVPRITVTVTAENDGPIITSATTASWAENATGPVYQAAATDADGGGSFTWSLGGPDALLFAISATGEVTFRAAPDFEAPGDADGDNVYEITITARDGTTDGLPQAVAITVTNVIERSALTGLGPAAAFAENTVNGAPQLLDADVITTLDLPLAGGRLVVSGLLAEDRISILEESGGGQISLRGQDVLHGGLTIGRFAGGVGADFTVTFNTDATGAAVDALIQRLAYANVSDTPTTTRDLTINVVDGAGRELGRGIGVLTSLTGGDNPLVGLDGGGASRPVFADLDGDGDLDLVAGHASGEFRAWRNTGSASAPEFTPLTGSDNPFNGLDAGQFSAPSFVDLDGDGDLDLVSGNAAGEFLAWRNTGSTTAPVFNPLTDSDNPFARLQMVIGYTAPEFVDLDADGDLDLASGSLFGELGFWRNTGSHAAPVFTPLAGSANPLAGLSGGIFAGPRFLDLDGDLDLDLVSGNYFEGIRAWQNTGDSEAPVFIELTGSDNPFNGLTSGEFSAATFADLDGDDDLDLVSGMFDGTFLTWRNTSQLPRITVTVTAENDAPTITSAARVSVREDAGGVIHQASAHDRDGTTEFTWSLSGADAARFRINPTNGAISFATPPDFEAPGDADRDNDYDVTLIANDGTVGTTQALTITVTDVPDGVIRLGGPGKDRLVGTNANDTLFGGGGDDLLNGVLGADSMEGGTGNDTYVVDHLADATVELTAGGFDRVVSSLGWTLAAEVERLSLTGTGDINGTGNALANRLEGNGGANILDGREDNDSLYGGAGNDTLLGGNGADRLDGGLGADRMAGGANDDTYIVDDPGDQTVEAAGEGRDRVVSSLSWTLAAEVERLSLKGTGDINGTGNARANRLDGNAGANMLDGREGNDSLYGGAGTDSLLGGEGHDLMDGGLGADRMLGGANDDTYIVDDPGDQTVEAAGGGLDRVMSSLSWTLAAEMERLSLTGTGDTNGTANALANRLDGNAGGNILDGREGNDSLYGGAGSDTLLGGEGADRLDGGLGWDRLTGGTGADVFVFRSIAEADGDVVTDFGRADGDRYDLRAIDADTLLAGNQAFAWIGGARFGGVAGQLRFADGALQGDVNGDGVADFGIMLLGVATLTTSSIWL; from the coding sequence ATGGCTGGTTCGCAACTTACCGGCCTGACCGGGGCCATCAACTTCCGCGAGAGCGACACCAACGCCGCCCCGCGGCTGCTGGATTCGGACGTCACGTTCACGCTGGGCGCTTCCCTGGCTGGCGGACGGCTGGTGGTCTCTGGCCTGCTCGCGGAGGATCGCATCTCGATCCTCGAAGAGGGCGGCGGCGGGCAGATCAGCCTGTTCGGTCAGGACGTGCTCCATGACGGTCTCACCATCGGTCGCCTCGCCGGCGGCGTCGGCGCCGATTTCACCGTCACCTTCAACGCCGACGCGACCGAATTGGCAGTGGATGCGATCATCCAACGCCTCGCCTATGCCAATGTCAGCGACACGCCGACCGCCACGCGCACCCTTACCGTGAACCTGTTCGATGCCGCGGGCCGGGGCCTGAACGCGATCGGCCCCCTGACATCACTGACGGGCGGTGATAATCCGCTTGCCGGCCGAGGTGGCGGGGATGCGAGCCGGCCGGCCTTCGTGGACCTCGACGGTGACGGCGATGCCGACCTCGTCTCGGGCAACGCTACCGGCGAGTTCCTCGCCTGGCGCAACACCGGCAGCGCCACCGCGCCCGAGTTCACCCCTCTCACCGGCAGCGACAATCCCTTCAACGGCCTGGATGCGGGTCAACGCAGTGCGCCTAGCTTCGTCGACTTCGACGGCGATGGCGATCTCGACCTCGTCTCGGGCAATGCCGCCGGCGCGTTCCTCGCCTGGCGCAACACCGGCAGCGCCACCGCGCCCGTCTTCACTCCCCTCACCGACAGCGACAACCCCTTCGCCCGTCTCCAGATGGTGATCGGATACACCGCACCGGAGTTCGTGGACCTCGATGCCGATGGCGACCTCGACCTCGTCTCGGGCAGCCTGTTCGGGGACCTGGGCCTCTGGCGCAACACCGGCAGCCATGCGGCGCCGGTCTTCACCCCGCTGGTCGGCAGCGCAAATCCCCTCTCCGGCCTGTCCGCCGGCATCTTCGCCGGGCCTCGCTTCCTGGACCTCGACGGCGATCTCGACCTCGACCTCGTCTCGGGCGACTACTTCGCAGGCATCCGGGCCTGGCAAAACATCGGCGACAGCGCGACACCCGTCTTCATCGAGCTTACCGGCAGCGACAATCCCTTCAACGGATTCACCACCGGGGAATTCAGCGCGGCAACCTTCGCCGACCTCGACGGCGATGACGACCTCGACCTCGTCGCAGCCATGTTCGACGGGACCCTCCTCACATGGCGCAACGGTGCAACGCCGGTCCCCCGCATCACCGTCACCGTCACCGCGGAGAATGATGGGCCCATCATCACCTCTGCCACGACGGCCAGCTGGGCCGAGAACGCCACCGGCCCCGTCTATCAGGCGGCCGCCACGGACGCCGACGGGGGCGGCAGCTTCACCTGGTCGCTCGGTGGCCCGGATGCACTTCTGTTCGCCATCAGCGCCACCGGTGAGGTGACCTTCCGCGCAGCGCCGGATTTCGAGGCGCCAGGCGATGCGGATGGCGACAACGTCTACGAGATCACCATCACCGCCCGTGACGGCACGACCGACGGACTGCCGCAGGCCGTGGCGATCACAGTGACGAATGTGATCGAACGCTCCGCGCTGACGGGCCTCGGCCCCGCCGCGGCCTTTGCCGAGAACACGGTGAACGGTGCGCCGCAACTGCTGGACGCGGACGTCATCACCACGCTCGACCTCCCGCTGGCTGGCGGACGGCTGGTGGTCTCAGGTCTGCTCGCGGAAGATCGCATCTCGATCCTGGAAGAGAGCGGTGGCGGGCAGATCAGCCTGCGCGGCCAGGATGTGCTCCATGGCGGCCTCACCATCGGTCGCTTCGCCGGCGGGGTCGGCGCCGATTTCACCGTCACCTTCAACACCGATGCGACCGGGGCGGCGGTGGATGCGCTGATCCAGCGCCTCGCCTATGCCAATGTCAGCGACACGCCGACCACCACACGCGACCTGACGATCAACGTCGTGGACGGCGCCGGGCGAGAGCTGGGCCGAGGCATCGGCGTCCTGACGTCGCTCACGGGCGGTGACAATCCGCTTGTCGGCCTGGATGGCGGCGGTGCGAGCCGGCCGGTCTTCGCGGACCTGGACGGCGACGGCGATCTCGACCTGGTCGCTGGCCATGCGAGCGGCGAGTTCCGCGCCTGGCGCAACACGGGCAGCGCCAGCGCGCCCGAGTTCACCCCTCTCACCGGCAGCGACAATCCCTTCAACGGCCTGGATGCGGGTCAATTCAGCGCGCCAAGCTTCGTCGACCTCGACGGCGATGGCGATCTCGACCTCGTCTCGGGCAATGCCGCCGGCGAGTTCCTCGCCTGGCGCAACACGGGCAGCACCACCGCGCCCGTCTTCAACCCCCTCACCGACAGCGACAACCCCTTCGCCCGTCTCCAGATGGTGATCGGATACACCGCACCGGAGTTCGTGGACCTCGATGCCGATGGCGACCTCGACCTCGCCTCGGGCAGCCTGTTCGGGGAGCTGGGCTTCTGGCGCAACACCGGCAGCCATGCGGCGCCGGTCTTCACCCCGCTGGCCGGCAGCGCGAATCCCCTCGCCGGCCTGTCCGGCGGCATCTTCGCCGGGCCCCGCTTCCTGGACCTCGACGGCGATCTCGACCTCGACCTCGTCTCGGGCAACTACTTCGAAGGGATCCGGGCCTGGCAAAACACCGGCGACAGCGAGGCACCTGTCTTCATCGAACTCACCGGCAGCGACAATCCCTTCAACGGACTCACCAGCGGGGAGTTCAGCGCGGCAACCTTCGCCGACCTCGACGGCGATGACGACCTCGACCTCGTCTCGGGCATGTTCGATGGAACCTTCCTCACATGGCGGAACACGTCGCAACTGCCGAGGATCACGGTCACCGTCACCGCGGAGAATGATGCGCCCACCATCACCTCCGCCGCCCGCGTCAGCGTCCGCGAGGATGCAGGGGGCGTCATTCATCAGGCCTCCGCCCACGATCGCGACGGCACCACGGAGTTCACCTGGTCCCTCTCCGGCGCCGACGCGGCAAGGTTCAGGATCAACCCGACCAACGGGGCGATCAGCTTCGCCACTCCTCCCGATTTCGAAGCGCCCGGCGATGCCGATCGCGACAACGACTATGACGTCACGCTCATCGCCAACGACGGGACGGTGGGAACCACGCAGGCGTTGACCATCACCGTCACGGATGTTCCCGACGGTGTGATCCGCCTGGGTGGCCCCGGCAAAGACAGGCTGGTCGGAACGAACGCGAATGACACCCTGTTCGGCGGCGGGGGCGATGACTTGCTCAATGGCGTGCTGGGTGCCGACAGCATGGAAGGCGGTACAGGGAACGACACCTATGTCGTGGACCATTTGGCCGACGCCACGGTCGAGCTGACCGCCGGCGGCTTTGACCGCGTCGTGAGTTCACTCGGCTGGACGCTGGCGGCCGAGGTGGAGCGGCTGAGCCTGACGGGCACGGGCGACATCAACGGCACTGGGAATGCCCTGGCCAATCGGCTGGAAGGCAATGGCGGCGCCAATATCCTCGATGGCAGAGAGGACAACGACTCGCTGTATGGCGGCGCCGGCAATGACACGCTGCTCGGCGGCAACGGCGCCGACCGGCTGGACGGGGGCCTGGGCGCCGACCGGATGGCAGGTGGCGCCAATGATGACACCTACATCGTGGACGACCCGGGCGATCAGACGGTCGAGGCGGCGGGTGAAGGCCGTGACCGCGTCGTGAGTTCGCTCAGTTGGACACTTGCCGCCGAAGTGGAGCGGCTGAGTCTGAAGGGCACGGGCGACATCAACGGTACCGGCAACGCGCGGGCCAATCGCTTGGACGGCAATGCAGGCGCCAACATGCTCGATGGCAGAGAGGGCAACGACTCGCTCTATGGCGGCGCAGGGACCGACTCCCTGTTGGGCGGCGAAGGCCATGACCTGATGGATGGCGGGCTGGGCGCCGACCGGATGCTAGGTGGCGCCAATGATGACACTTACATCGTGGACGACCCGGGCGATCAGACGGTCGAGGCTGCGGGTGGGGGCCTTGACCGCGTCATGAGTTCGCTCAGCTGGACGTTGGCCGCCGAAATGGAGCGGCTAAGTCTGACGGGCACGGGCGACACGAACGGCACCGCCAACGCACTGGCCAATCGCTTGGACGGCAATGCAGGCGGCAACATCCTCGATGGCAGAGAAGGCAACGACTCGCTTTATGGTGGCGCCGGCAGCGACACGCTGCTCGGCGGCGAAGGAGCAGACCGGCTGGATGGCGGCCTGGGATGGGATCGCTTGACGGGTGGCACTGGCGCTGACGTCTTCGTCTTCCGCAGCATAGCCGAAGCAGACGGAGACGTGGTGACCGACTTTGGCCGGGCGGACGGCGATCGGTATGATCTTCGCGCCATTGACGCGGACACGCTTCTGGCCGGGAACCAAGCTTTCGCCTGGATTGGCGGCGCGCGGTTCGGCGGTGTCGCGGGACAGCTACGCTTCGCCGATGGTGCCCTTCAGGGTGACGTGAATGGCGATGGCGTGGCCGATTTCGGCATCATGCTTCTGGGCGTCGCCACGCTGACCACGAGTAGCATCTGGCTGTAG
- a CDS encoding TadE/TadG family type IV pilus assembly protein gives MAVPRLGRRAIAATELALVAPVLITLMLCVHDLADGFQVSIRLERAARAGAQVAMSGTTDLTAVQSAVISAWPALSASDVPLPVLSCECGTTSVSCTATCASGLIRTVTVRATRQLSPLLLRSYAQGVGHAVARLN, from the coding sequence ATGGCAGTTCCCCGCCTCGGCCGGCGCGCCATCGCCGCCACGGAACTCGCGCTGGTTGCGCCGGTCCTCATCACGCTGATGCTCTGCGTGCATGACCTGGCGGACGGCTTCCAGGTCTCGATCCGCCTGGAGCGGGCGGCGCGCGCCGGCGCGCAGGTGGCCATGAGCGGCACGACCGACCTCACCGCCGTGCAGAGCGCCGTCATCAGCGCCTGGCCCGCCCTGAGCGCGAGCGACGTGCCGCTGCCGGTGCTGAGCTGCGAATGCGGCACGACGAGCGTGAGCTGCACCGCCACCTGCGCCTCCGGCCTGATCCGTACGGTGACGGTGCGCGCGACACGGCAGCTCTCGCCGCTGCTGCTCCGCAGCTATGCCCAGGGGGTTGGCCATGCCGTCGCCCGGCTCAACTAG
- a CDS encoding TadE family protein translates to MPSPGSTRRLGRRGATSLEFALTGAILMAFLVGAADFCRYMVTLSSVRVASAEAARMVTLAGGANLNAGRPACQGLTGTLAFPATRVRFLSAALVRISMSGCQTNLLGVTSVTVTLTYPFSFLLNVFGAQQRDITEVSTAVFN, encoded by the coding sequence ATGCCGTCGCCCGGCTCAACTAGGCGGCTCGGCCGACGCGGCGCGACCAGCCTCGAATTCGCGCTGACGGGGGCGATCCTCATGGCGTTCCTGGTCGGTGCGGCGGATTTCTGCCGCTACATGGTCACCCTCAGTTCCGTCCGCGTGGCGAGCGCGGAGGCGGCGCGGATGGTGACGCTGGCTGGCGGCGCCAACCTCAATGCCGGGCGTCCGGCGTGCCAGGGCCTGACCGGCACGCTGGCCTTCCCGGCGACGCGGGTGCGGTTCCTCAGCGCGGCTCTGGTCCGGATCAGCATGAGCGGCTGCCAGACCAACCTGCTGGGCGTCACCTCCGTGACGGTCACGCTGACCTATCCGTTCAGCTTCCTCCTGAACGTCTTCGGTGCGCAGCAGCGCGACATCACGGAAGTCTCCACGGCGGTCTTCAACTGA
- a CDS encoding A24 family peptidase, whose amino-acid sequence MLNLLPVLGIAALLLLAAWRDLATRMIPDGIPVGLVILGLMLRLPEGWSAVLASVLVAVLVFVVLLVLAMRGFLGGGDVKLAAAVACGLPPAATWDFIFATTVVGGLLGLGYMARPRLVLPGRVLAIEAWRLRRGGPVPYAVAIVAGAILVLLRDRVA is encoded by the coding sequence TTGCTGAACCTGCTGCCCGTCCTGGGTATCGCCGCCCTGCTGCTGCTTGCGGCCTGGCGTGACCTCGCGACCCGCATGATCCCGGATGGTATTCCCGTGGGCCTGGTCATCCTTGGCCTGATGCTGCGCCTGCCGGAGGGCTGGAGCGCGGTGCTGGCTTCGGTGCTGGTCGCGGTCCTGGTGTTTGTCGTGCTGCTGGTCCTGGCGATGCGCGGCTTTCTCGGTGGCGGCGACGTGAAGCTCGCCGCGGCGGTCGCCTGCGGCTTGCCCCCTGCCGCAACCTGGGACTTCATCTTCGCCACGACCGTGGTCGGCGGCCTGCTCGGCCTCGGCTACATGGCGCGGCCGCGCCTCGTCCTGCCAGGCCGTGTGCTCGCGATCGAGGCTTGGCGGCTCCGCCGTGGGGGGCCTGTGCCCTATGCGGTGGCCATCGTCGCCGGCGCGATCCTGGTGCTGCTGCGGGACCGGGTGGCCTAG